A segment of the Mogibacterium diversum genome:
CGCAACGATGGCGAATTCTGCGATAGTGCACACAGGATACGATCCTGTAGATGGTACGCTCAAGGCTGAGCTCAATGTAAAGGGGGCTCGCAAGTATCCTAAGATATGCGAGGATTTGCATTGCCATATCAAGAATACAGGAGCGTTCGTAGTTGCATGTGGTCAGGAAGAGGAGAAACTTCTAGATGTACTGGCTGAAAGGGCAGTCTGTAGGGAGATCCCTCATGAATTTCTGAGTGAAGATGAGGCACGCGCCGTGGAGCCTAATCTCAGTGACAGCATAACCAAGGTGCTGTCGTTTCCGACGACCTCAGTGATATATCCGTGGGAGGTTGCTATAGCCTGCATGCAGGTGGCGGTGGGAAATGGTGTTGAGCTATTCCTAAATCATGAAGTTAGTAGTGTCGAGAAGAATGACGATGGATACTCGGTCACTGCAAACGGTAAGCCGTTCCATACAAAAGTACTCCTAAATGCTTCTGGAATAGGCGCCTCGGAGATCTGCCATATGGTGACAGAAGATGCAGGCTTCGAGATAACTCCGAGGCGAGGCGAATACTATGTCATCAGTAACGACGAGCATATAGTAAATAACATCATATTCCCAGTTCCAACTGCCAAGGGCAAGGGAGTACTCGCAATTCCGACGGTATACGGCAATACGCTCATCGGTCCTAATAGCGAGCAATTAGAAGACAACATAACGACGGCAACTAGCACAGTTGGGGCTAGATACCTACGCGAAAATATCGCCAAGATAATTAAGACGGTTCCACTGCATAAGTCGATAAGGACATTTGCAGGGCTGAGACCGAGTTCAACATCAAAGGATTTCATAATAGGCCCCTTAGATGACGAGAACCCAAACTTCATCAACATCGCTTCCATAGAGTCGCCCGGATTAGCCAGTGCGCCGGCGATTGCGGACTATGTGATAGAGCATTTTATAGCGGATAGATTCTGCCTTAAGGAAAATCCAGATGCTGTGATGACAAGAGACAAGCCGATTGTCGTCTCGGAGTTATCTGAAGAGGAGCGTGAGAAACTCGTGCGTGCAAATTCGCAGTATGCAAATATAGTTTGCAGGTGCGAGACCATATCCGAGGGAGAGATAGTTTCTGCAATACATGAAGTCTGTGGAGCTAGAAGCGTCAAGGGGATAAAGAAACGAGTTCGTCCAGGGATGGGCAAGTGTCAGGGAGGTTTCTGCGAACCTAAGGTCGTGGAAATACTGGCGAGAGAATTAAACTGCTCACCTGTCGATATCGTTCAAGATGGGCAGTATTCAAAGATTTTAGAGAGGGAGAATCGCTAAGATGAGACATTGTCAGGCAGTGGTAATAGGTGGTGGCTGCGGTGGACTTGCGGCAGCTGCAAAGCTAAAGCACGAAGGGCTATCGGATGTCGTTTTAATCGAACGCGATATCGAGCTTGGCGGAGTGCTCAATCAGTGCATACATAATGGGTTCGGACTTACAACCTTCAAAGAGCAGCTTAGCGGACCTGCATTTGCAGAGAGGTACGAGAGGGACGCGGTAGCATCTGGTGTAGAGATCAAGCTAGGCACAATGGTTACGCACATGAGTAAAGACCGCGTCATTGAGTATGTGAGTAAGGAAGAGGGATATCAGAAGCTCAAGGCAGATATCATCATCCTTGCCGTTGGATGCTACGAGAGAAGCCGCGGTGCTCTTGGAATCCCTGGCGAGCGTCCGGCTGGAGTCTACACAGCGGGACAGGCGCAGAGATACCTCAATATAGATGGTTATATGGTCGGTCAGAAAGTATTTATACTCGGCTCTGGAGATATCGGACTCATAATGGCTCGCCGAATGAGCCTCGAGGGTGCTGAAGTGCTAGGTGTTGCAGAGCTTATGCCGTACAGCAATGGGCTACCTCGTAACATGAAGCAGTGCCTCGATGACTTTGGGATTCCTCTATATCTATCTCATACTGTAACTAACATATATGGACGTGATAGGCTCGAACGAATTGAGCTCACAAAGGTAGATGATACGAGACAGCCGATTAAGGGAAGCGAGATGTATTTCGACGTAGATACACTGCTTCTAAGCGTTGGACTGATTCCTGAAAACACTCTAGCTGAAGAGGCTGGAATTGAAATGGATCCGAGCATCCGTGGACCAATTGTCGACGAGAACTATATGACATCGGTTCCGGGAATATTCGCATGCGGAAACGGACTTCACGTGCATGACCTAGCAGACTTCGTTACGAAGCAGGCCGGTGAGGCGGCGGTAGGGGCTGCTAGATACTATGACGCTCTAAAGCACAGATTAGAGAAAACTCAGGATGATGATGAAGCAGAGACATTCGGATTATCTACAGATGATGACGATGAATCTTTAGCCGGTAATTCGTACTGTGAAGCTCACGCTGGAAATATGGTGAGCTACGTAGTTCCTGCGAAACTCCACAAAAAGAGCCTGCCAAAGGCTGTGACACTTTACTTCCGTGTCCGTAAACCGATGAACGATGTCACGATAGAGATCTCGAAGGGTGATAAGCTGATGCGCTCCATCCACAAGGATGTGGTTATCCCCTCTGAGATGGAACAGGTGGTAATAGCTGGTAAGAACCTTGAAGAAGCCGATGGGGATCTCACGGTTCAGATAAAGGAGAATTAAGATGAGAGATGCAGAATTGATTTGCGTAAATTGTCCGAAGGGCTGCAGAGTTACTGTGCATCTCGAAGATGATAAAATTATAGAAATTGAAGGGTACAGCTGCAAAGAAGGTCTTAGCTATGCAGAGCAGGAGATAACTCGCCCGATGAGGATTCTGACTTCGACGGTAAGAATCGATGGGGCGGTCAACCGCGTGCTGCCGGTAATTACCGAGAGCGAGATTCCTCTGGACATTTGGCGCGAGGCGATGGGTGAGATTAAAGGACTCAGAGTAACGACTCCTGTGGAGATAGACGACGTAATCGTGAGTGACTTTATGGGTACAGGCGTGAATCTGATTGCGAGTAGGAGTATGAGGTAAGCTTCTGTTGTCCTATCCATACCCAGATGGTATAATTATCCGTAAATACGGGGCAAGCAATCGTGCATGCTCGGGTATTTGAGAAGAGAGATGTTTTATGAAGAAAAATAAAATCGGCAGTATTCTCGTAGCGGTTGCGATAATAGGGATAGTCATCGGAATTATACTGATCTACTTCATCGGTTTCGAAATTATTCCTGGGATACCGCTTGGCGTAAGAATAGTTGTAGCACTTATCTGTGCTGGCTTTATATACGGAGTACTGCACATCTTAATCGAGAGAATCCGCGAGATTCAGAAGGGGGAAGACGATGATCTTAGTAACTACTAACGAAATCGAAGGCAGAAAAGTTCAGACTATCGGACTTGTAAAGGGAAGCACAATTCAGACAGTTAATGCTATCAGAGACTTTGGAGCTGGACTCAAGACTCTTGTCGGCGGAGAACTCGTTAAGTATAACGAGATGATGAACAACGCACGAGCTCTTGC
Coding sequences within it:
- a CDS encoding NAD(P)/FAD-dependent oxidoreductase; this encodes MLYDIVIIGAGITGSMLARELSRYELKVAVLDKENDIANGATMANSAIVHTGYDPVDGTLKAELNVKGARKYPKICEDLHCHIKNTGAFVVACGQEEEKLLDVLAERAVCREIPHEFLSEDEARAVEPNLSDSITKVLSFPTTSVIYPWEVAIACMQVAVGNGVELFLNHEVSSVEKNDDGYSVTANGKPFHTKVLLNASGIGASEICHMVTEDAGFEITPRRGEYYVISNDEHIVNNIIFPVPTAKGKGVLAIPTVYGNTLIGPNSEQLEDNITTATSTVGARYLRENIAKIIKTVPLHKSIRTFAGLRPSSTSKDFIIGPLDDENPNFINIASIESPGLASAPAIADYVIEHFIADRFCLKENPDAVMTRDKPIVVSELSEEEREKLVRANSQYANIVCRCETISEGEIVSAIHEVCGARSVKGIKKRVRPGMGKCQGGFCEPKVVEILARELNCSPVDIVQDGQYSKILERENR
- a CDS encoding DUF1667 domain-containing protein, producing the protein MRDAELICVNCPKGCRVTVHLEDDKIIEIEGYSCKEGLSYAEQEITRPMRILTSTVRIDGAVNRVLPVITESEIPLDIWREAMGEIKGLRVTTPVEIDDVIVSDFMGTGVNLIASRSMR
- a CDS encoding YbjQ family protein, with protein sequence MILVTTNEIEGRKVQTIGLVKGSTIQTVNAIRDFGAGLKTLVGGELVKYNEMMNNARALATKRMVDEAESVGADAVVAVRYASASIMQSAAEVMAYGTAVKFVD
- a CDS encoding NAD(P)/FAD-dependent oxidoreductase, whose translation is MRHCQAVVIGGGCGGLAAAAKLKHEGLSDVVLIERDIELGGVLNQCIHNGFGLTTFKEQLSGPAFAERYERDAVASGVEIKLGTMVTHMSKDRVIEYVSKEEGYQKLKADIIILAVGCYERSRGALGIPGERPAGVYTAGQAQRYLNIDGYMVGQKVFILGSGDIGLIMARRMSLEGAEVLGVAELMPYSNGLPRNMKQCLDDFGIPLYLSHTVTNIYGRDRLERIELTKVDDTRQPIKGSEMYFDVDTLLLSVGLIPENTLAEEAGIEMDPSIRGPIVDENYMTSVPGIFACGNGLHVHDLADFVTKQAGEAAVGAARYYDALKHRLEKTQDDDEAETFGLSTDDDDESLAGNSYCEAHAGNMVSYVVPAKLHKKSLPKAVTLYFRVRKPMNDVTIEISKGDKLMRSIHKDVVIPSEMEQVVIAGKNLEEADGDLTVQIKEN